One window of Clostridium cagae genomic DNA carries:
- a CDS encoding glucose-1-phosphate adenylyltransferase, producing the protein MGNTEIVAMILAGGQGSRLGVLTKKLAKPAVPFGGKYRIIDFPLSNCANSGIYTVGVLTQYKPLELNAHIGIGLPWDLDRKDGGVSILPPYQEEKGGNWYKGTANAIYQNIEFVDRYDPEYVLILSGDHIYKMNYTKMLEFHKEKNADATIGVIEVPVNEASRFGIMNTRDDMSIYEFEEKPKIPKSNLASMGIYIFNWKTLKKYLRNDEANKGSSNDFGKDIIPSMLNDGGKMVAYPFEGYWKDVGTIESLWQANMDLLKSDNKLNLHDQDWRIYSTNPVRPAQYIGENAKVTNSLIVEGCTVNGTVQNSVLFQGVQVGKNTIIKDSVIMTNAKIGDNVIIEKAIIGNDAVIRKDCVIGTGDEIEIVAAKEEVKMGSIMKNNKAV; encoded by the coding sequence ATGGGAAATACGGAAATTGTGGCTATGATATTAGCAGGGGGCCAAGGTTCAAGATTAGGAGTATTGACCAAGAAGTTAGCTAAACCAGCAGTGCCATTTGGAGGAAAGTATAGAATAATTGATTTTCCTTTGAGTAATTGTGCAAATTCAGGGATTTATACAGTGGGAGTTTTGACACAATATAAGCCTTTAGAATTAAATGCACACATAGGAATAGGGCTACCTTGGGATTTAGATAGAAAAGATGGTGGCGTAAGCATATTACCACCATACCAAGAAGAAAAGGGTGGAAATTGGTATAAAGGAACAGCAAATGCAATTTATCAAAATATAGAATTTGTTGACAGATATGATCCAGAGTATGTACTTATACTATCAGGTGATCATATATATAAAATGAATTATACAAAGATGTTAGAATTCCATAAGGAAAAGAATGCAGATGCCACTATTGGAGTAATTGAAGTTCCAGTAAATGAAGCTAGTCGTTTTGGAATAATGAACACTAGAGATGATATGTCCATATATGAATTTGAGGAAAAACCTAAAATACCTAAAAGTAATTTAGCATCTATGGGTATATATATATTTAATTGGAAAACATTAAAGAAATATTTAAGAAATGATGAAGCTAATAAAGGTTCAAGTAATGACTTTGGTAAAGATATAATACCATCAATGCTAAATGATGGTGGCAAAATGGTTGCTTATCCATTTGAAGGATATTGGAAAGACGTTGGAACTATTGAAAGCCTTTGGCAAGCAAATATGGACTTATTAAAGTCTGACAATAAACTTAATTTACATGATCAAGATTGGAGAATATATTCAACAAATCCAGTAAGACCAGCACAATATATTGGCGAAAATGCTAAGGTTACTAATTCACTTATAGTTGAAGGATGCACTGTTAATGGAACGGTACAAAATTCAGTTTTATTCCAAGGTGTACAAGTTGGTAAAAATACAATAATAAAAGACTCTGTTATTATGACAAACGCTAAAATTGGAGATAATGTGATAATTGAAAAAGCTATAATTGGAAATGATGCTGTGATAAGAAAAGACTGTGTAATAGGCACAGGTGATGAAATTGAAATTGTTGCTGCCAAAGAAGAGGTAAAAATGGGTAGTATCATGAAAAATAACAAGGCGGTATAA